The Crassostrea angulata isolate pt1a10 unplaced genomic scaffold, ASM2561291v2 HiC_scaffold_267, whole genome shotgun sequence region CCGCTCATACGAAAAGTTAACGTTTCAACTGTGTCGATCTTGTGTGGAGCGCCAACAGAAAGAACCTTGCGCATGCTCAGACGCGGACAGAGTACTGACGGGTACTTACTGCACACCCGAACTTCTCAAGGCAATCGAAAAGGGGTACAAGATCCTCAAAATCTACGAAGTCTACCACTGGGAGGATTCGACTCAGTACGACCCCTCGTCCAAGACGGGCGGGCTTTTTGCGCCTTACattaacatgtttttaaaaataaaacaagaggccagcGGGCGACCCGACTGGGTCAAGACGGAGGACGACCTCGCTCGATACATCGAAATGTACGAGCAAAGGGAGGGCATTCGTTTAGACCCCGACAATATCGAACACAACCCGGGGTTACGTAGCCTGGCAAAGCTATTATTGAATAGTTTCTGGGGTAAATTCGGTCAGAGAATGAATCTATGCAAAACGCAGATTCTGCCCACGTTTTGTTCGAACAGATGGCCAATCCGACCATAGAAATTCAAGATTTTAACATCATTGACGACCACCATCTCATGCTGACCACTAAACGGACATCGGAGGACATGTGCGACCCCGGTCATAGCAACGTTTTCTTGGCGTCGTTTACCACTTGCTGGGCCCGTCTTAAGTTGTACGAACTATTAGATATGTTGAAGACTCGCGTTCTGTACTAGGACACAGATTCGGTGATCTATACTCAAAAAGAGGGGGAAATAGAACCCCCAGTCGACGATTATCTAGGCGAACTCACCAATGAATTAAAAGAAGGCGACTGGATCACCGAGTTTGTATGCAACGGCCCTAAAAATTATGCATACAAAACCCATAAAGGGAATGAGGTATGCAAAGTCAAGGGTTTTCCCCTCAATTACACCAACTCGACGATCCTTAATTTAACCAGCATGAAAGACGCCATGTTCAATCGAGAGGACTCCGCGGCGGGAAACTATTACACTGTCAATCCGGCCAAAATCAGTCGAGAAAAAATTCATAGCGAACTTTATAGTCAAGAGGAAGTTAAGAAATATGCGGCTGTGTATACCAAAAGAGTCGTGCAGCCAAATTTAACAACACTTCCTTATggttattaataaaaaaaaaatcgagtgTTTAGACTGTGTTTTATtagcctaaaaaaaaaataaaagctatatttgt contains the following coding sequences:
- the LOC128169970 gene encoding uncharacterized protein LOC128169970, which gives rise to MKLVVIWEHDYDKLLEEDPDAKAFVANLDLTDRLDPRDSLMGGRTNGCVLYKRASQGTQIKYVDFTSLYPFVYKIARYPTGHPELAKVKVLPPRGLFHPVLGYRSYEKLTFQLCRSCVERQQKEPCACSDADRVLTGTYCTPELLKAIEKGYKILKIYEVYHWEDSTQYDPSSKTGGLFAPYINMFLKIKQEASGRPDWVKTEDDLARYIEMYEQREGIRLDPDNIEHNPGLRSLMANPTIEIQDFNIIDDHHLMLTTKRTSEDMCDPGHSNVFLASFTTCWARLKLYELLDMLKTRVLY